A region of Candidatus Omnitrophota bacterium DNA encodes the following proteins:
- the gatB gene encoding Asp-tRNA(Asn)/Glu-tRNA(Gln) amidotransferase subunit GatB, which translates to MYETVIGLEVHLQLKTKTKAFCGCANSFGAEPNTLVCPVCLGLPGSLPVLNKKALEYALKVALALNCEVKEFFKFDRKNYYYPDLPKNYQISQYDMPLSINGYLEIDTETKNKRIRIKRVHLEEDAGKLIHTPEYSLVDYNRAGVPLLEIVTEPDINSAEEAYEYLVNLKSVLEYLEVSDCNMEKGSLRCDANVSLRKKGSSVLGIKTELKNMNSFKAVRDALDFEISRQRKILDGGERVIQETRLWDAEEGITISMRTKEEAHDYRYFPDPDLVIFTVDEKVIKSIKDTLPEFPRQRCLRFQKEYSLSFYDAEVLTRSKYLADYFESCAKLYPYPKEISNWLTTEVLAYLNEKKIPIEEFTLESEKLIGLLKILQAKQISRNTAKDVLRIMLDTNKDADTIIKEKNLFLISDESDLEKIVDEVIKNNPNSVNDYLKGKENAIMFLVGQVMKQTKGKADPVRVNTLLKTKLKKGGDNA; encoded by the coding sequence ATGTATGAAACGGTTATTGGTTTAGAGGTCCATTTACAGTTAAAGACCAAAACTAAGGCTTTTTGTGGATGTGCTAATAGTTTTGGAGCAGAACCTAATACTCTTGTCTGTCCCGTATGCCTTGGCTTGCCTGGTAGTTTGCCCGTTTTAAATAAAAAAGCTTTAGAATATGCCCTTAAAGTTGCCTTAGCCTTGAATTGTGAAGTAAAAGAGTTTTTTAAATTTGACCGTAAGAATTATTATTACCCCGACCTTCCTAAAAACTATCAGATTTCCCAATATGATATGCCTCTTTCTATAAATGGTTACCTAGAAATTGATACGGAAACAAAAAATAAACGGATACGTATAAAGAGAGTGCATTTAGAAGAGGATGCGGGTAAACTTATCCATACCCCAGAATATAGCCTTGTAGATTATAATCGCGCAGGTGTTCCTCTTTTGGAAATAGTTACTGAACCCGATATAAACTCCGCGGAAGAAGCGTACGAATATCTTGTAAATCTTAAATCTGTTTTAGAATATTTGGAAGTTTCTGATTGCAATATGGAAAAAGGTTCTTTGCGTTGTGATGCAAATGTCTCTTTACGTAAAAAAGGGTCTTCAGTATTAGGTATAAAGACAGAGCTTAAGAATATGAATTCTTTTAAGGCGGTAAGGGATGCTTTAGATTTTGAAATTTCTCGACAAAGAAAAATTCTTGATGGTGGGGAAAGAGTTATTCAGGAAACCCGACTATGGGATGCGGAGGAAGGAATTACTATCTCGATGCGTACAAAAGAAGAAGCTCATGATTATCGTTACTTTCCTGATCCTGACTTGGTTATTTTTACTGTTGATGAAAAAGTTATAAAGTCAATAAAAGATACTCTTCCCGAGTTTCCTCGTCAACGCTGTTTACGTTTCCAAAAAGAGTACAGTCTTTCTTTTTATGATGCAGAAGTTCTGACTCGTTCAAAATACTTGGCAGATTACTTCGAATCCTGCGCAAAGTTATATCCTTATCCCAAAGAGATTAGCAACTGGTTAACAACTGAAGTTCTTGCTTATTTAAACGAGAAGAAAATTCCTATTGAAGAATTCACCTTAGAATCTGAAAAGCTAATTGGTCTTTTAAAGATTCTTCAGGCAAAACAGATTAGTCGTAATACTGCCAAGGATGTCTTGAGAATTATGTTGGATACTAATAAGGATGCTGATACAATAATAAAAGAAAAGAATCTTTTTTTAATCTCTGACGAATCTGATTTAGAGAAGATAGTCGATGAGGTTATAAAAAATAATCCTAATTCTGTTAACGATTATTTAAAAGGTAAAGAAAATGCTATTATGTTTCTTGTAGGACAGGTAATGAAGCAAACCAAAGGCAAAGCCGATCCGGTAAGGGTAAACACATTGTTAAAAACAAAATTGAAGAAAGGGGGGGACAATGCGTAG
- the gatA gene encoding Asp-tRNA(Asn)/Glu-tRNA(Gln) amidotransferase subunit GatA: MSTDKRMPINIENLKIHRLLELYRTKELNPKEVIDCLFSHIEKIEPKIKAFVHFNREKITKELENIPQKEGKLKGIPVTIKDNICVKDEPTTCASKILGGFSPPYDATVVERLKREGAILFGKANMDEFAFGSSCETSFYGPTHNPWNTSCVPGGSSGGSAAAVASDETVASLGSDTGGSIRQPASFCGIVGLKPTYGRVSRYGLVAFASSLDQIGPLTKDVKDCALLMNVIAGYDEKDSTSVNIPVPDYTKALVKDIRGMKIGVPREYFLEGIDKEVKKAIEEAITLIKDLKAEVKEVSLPHTEYAVATYYIIATAEASSNLARFDGVQYGYRTKDISSVNDIIQFYSRTRKEGFGAEAKRRIMLGTYVLSHGYYDAYYLRALKVRTLIRKDFEEAFKECDIILTPTSPTPPFRMGEKTENPLAMYLSDIYTISVNLAGVPAISLPCGFTNDQLPIGMQLIGKPFDEETIFRLAYTYEQNTDWHYKKPKL, translated from the coding sequence ATGAGCACAGATAAAAGAATGCCCATAAATATAGAAAATCTTAAGATACATAGACTTTTAGAATTGTATAGAACAAAAGAACTAAATCCAAAGGAAGTTATAGATTGTTTATTCTCGCACATTGAAAAGATTGAGCCTAAAATAAAAGCCTTTGTGCATTTTAACCGAGAAAAAATAACTAAAGAATTAGAAAATATTCCTCAAAAAGAAGGAAAATTGAAAGGAATTCCTGTAACTATCAAGGATAATATTTGTGTAAAAGATGAACCAACCACTTGTGCTTCCAAAATTTTGGGAGGGTTTTCTCCTCCCTATGACGCTACAGTAGTAGAAAGATTAAAAAGAGAAGGGGCAATTCTTTTTGGTAAGGCAAATATGGATGAGTTTGCCTTTGGTTCCTCCTGCGAAACTTCTTTTTATGGGCCAACACATAATCCTTGGAATACCTCTTGTGTTCCCGGAGGTTCTAGTGGGGGATCGGCAGCTGCTGTAGCCAGCGACGAAACTGTAGCAAGTTTAGGTTCCGATACCGGAGGTTCCATAAGACAGCCTGCCAGTTTCTGCGGGATAGTGGGACTTAAGCCTACCTATGGAAGGGTTTCGCGTTATGGTCTGGTAGCTTTTGCCTCCAGTCTTGACCAGATCGGTCCACTCACTAAAGATGTTAAAGATTGCGCTTTACTTATGAATGTAATTGCTGGATATGACGAAAAAGATTCTACTTCCGTTAATATACCTGTCCCTGACTATACAAAAGCATTGGTCAAAGATATAAGAGGGATGAAAATCGGTGTTCCTCGTGAATATTTTTTGGAGGGAATTGATAAAGAAGTGAAAAAAGCAATAGAGGAGGCAATCACTTTGATAAAAGATTTGAAGGCAGAAGTAAAAGAAGTTTCTCTTCCTCACACGGAGTATGCAGTAGCTACTTATTATATAATTGCCACTGCCGAAGCAAGTTCTAATCTTGCCCGTTTTGATGGAGTTCAATATGGATACCGTACTAAAGATATATCCTCGGTTAACGATATTATTCAGTTTTATAGCCGGACAAGAAAAGAAGGTTTTGGAGCAGAAGCTAAGCGAAGAATTATGCTCGGGACTTATGTGCTTTCCCATGGCTATTACGATGCCTATTATTTAAGGGCTCTTAAAGTAAGAACGCTTATCAGAAAGGATTTTGAAGAAGCATTTAAAGAATGCGATATAATCCTTACTCCTACATCGCCCACACCCCCTTTTAGAATGGGAGAGAAGACAGAAAACCCTTTGGCAATGTATCTTTCGGATATCTATACCATTTCGGTAAATCTTGCTGGAGTACCGGCTATATCTCTGCCTTGCGGTTTTACTAATGACCAGCTTCCTATTGGAATGCAGCTTATTGGAAAACCGTTTGATGAAGAAACTATTTTCCGTCTCGCATATACTTATGAACAAAATACAGATTGGCACTATAAGAAACCGAAGTTGTAA
- the gatC gene encoding Asp-tRNA(Asn)/Glu-tRNA(Gln) amidotransferase subunit GatC: MAITLKEVGHIAKLARIELTPEELSCYTSQLDKILEYINKLRELDVKGVEPTTGVLPLKNVLREDQIKPSLSIETVVKMAPDKKNNQFKVPKIIECEMLFEKNE; this comes from the coding sequence ATGGCAATTACCCTAAAAGAAGTAGGACATATTGCAAAGTTAGCACGTATCGAACTTACTCCTGAAGAACTTTCTTGTTATACTTCCCAGCTAGATAAAATTTTAGAGTACATCAATAAACTTAGAGAATTAGACGTAAAAGGAGTCGAACCAACCACCGGAGTTCTTCCTTTAAAAAATGTTTTGCGGGAGGATCAAATAAAACCATCACTTAGCATAGAAACAGTAGTGAAAATGGCACCTGATAAAAAGAATAATCAATTTAAAGTTCCTAAAATAATTGAGTGTGAAATGCTGTTTGAAAAAAATGAGTAA
- the groL gene encoding chaperonin GroEL (60 kDa chaperone family; promotes refolding of misfolded polypeptides especially under stressful conditions; forms two stacked rings of heptamers to form a barrel-shaped 14mer; ends can be capped by GroES; misfolded proteins enter the barrel where they are refolded when GroES binds), with translation MAKQLKFDEEARRSLLRGVEMISKAVKVTLGPKGRNVVLDKKFGSPVITKDGVTVAKEIELEDPYEDMGAQLVKEVAEKTSDAAGDGTTTATILAEAIYREGLKLVSAGANPMALKRGVDKAVETVVEELKKLSKSIKDKKEIEQVATIAANNDRNIGSLIAEAMDKVGKDGVITVEESKTMATTLEVVEGMQFDQGYLSPYFITEPERMETVLEDPYILIYEKKISALKDLLPLLEKIARTGKPLLIIAEEVEGEALATLVVNKIRGTLSCCAVKAPGYGDRRKAMLEDIAILTGGKAITEDLGIKLENVTLEDLGRAKRITVDKENTTIVEGAGKTSEIKGRINQIKKQIEETDSDYDREKLQERLAKLAGGVAVIRVGAATETEMKEKKARVEDALHATRAAVEEGIVPGGGVALMRCVSAVEKINLEGDEKIGAEIVKRALEEPIRQLAENAGLEGSVVVQRVKEEKTYSGYDVEKGRYTDMIEAGIIDPTKVTRCAIQHASSVASLLITTEALVTDIPEKEKTPPMPPGGYGGEY, from the coding sequence ATGGCGAAGCAGTTGAAATTTGATGAGGAAGCAAGGCGCTCTCTTCTGAGAGGGGTAGAAATGATATCCAAGGCAGTAAAGGTAACTTTAGGTCCGAAGGGGAGAAATGTTGTCTTAGATAAGAAGTTTGGTTCGCCAGTGATTACAAAAGATGGAGTAACCGTAGCCAAAGAAATTGAATTGGAAGATCCCTATGAAGATATGGGAGCACAATTGGTTAAAGAAGTAGCGGAAAAAACCTCGGATGCTGCGGGTGATGGGACAACTACTGCTACCATTTTAGCCGAAGCAATTTATCGCGAGGGATTAAAACTGGTTTCTGCAGGTGCAAATCCTATGGCCCTCAAAAGAGGTGTGGACAAAGCGGTAGAGACTGTGGTAGAAGAACTTAAAAAACTTTCTAAGTCAATTAAAGACAAGAAAGAAATTGAGCAGGTAGCTACTATTGCGGCAAACAATGATAGAAATATTGGTAGTCTTATCGCCGAAGCAATGGATAAAGTAGGGAAAGATGGTGTAATTACTGTAGAAGAGTCAAAGACTATGGCTACAACCCTAGAAGTCGTAGAAGGGATGCAATTCGACCAAGGGTATCTTTCTCCTTACTTCATTACCGAACCCGAACGTATGGAAACAGTTTTAGAAGATCCTTACATTCTGATTTACGAAAAGAAAATTTCTGCTTTAAAGGACCTTCTTCCACTACTGGAAAAAATAGCCCGCACCGGCAAGCCGCTTTTAATTATTGCAGAAGAAGTTGAGGGCGAGGCTTTGGCGACTTTAGTAGTGAATAAAATTCGTGGAACACTTTCCTGCTGTGCGGTGAAAGCTCCGGGTTATGGAGACAGAAGAAAGGCAATGCTTGAAGACATTGCCATTCTTACTGGTGGCAAAGCAATCACCGAAGATTTAGGAATAAAATTAGAAAATGTTACTCTTGAAGATTTAGGAAGAGCAAAGCGCATTACCGTAGACAAAGAAAATACAACCATTGTAGAAGGAGCAGGAAAAACTTCCGAGATCAAAGGAAGAATCAATCAGATTAAGAAACAAATTGAAGAGACCGATTCCGATTACGACCGAGAGAAACTTCAAGAGCGTTTGGCAAAACTTGCAGGTGGAGTGGCAGTAATTCGGGTTGGAGCGGCTACTGAAACAGAAATGAAAGAGAAAAAAGCTCGTGTAGAGGATGCTTTACATGCTACTCGTGCAGCGGTAGAGGAAGGGATTGTTCCTGGTGGAGGAGTAGCCTTAATGAGATGCGTTTCTGCAGTAGAGAAGATTAATTTAGAAGGCGATGAGAAGATAGGAGCAGAAATTGTGAAGCGGGCTCTTGAGGAACCGATTAGACAATTGGCAGAAAATGCTGGTTTGGAAGGTTCAGTGGTGGTACAGAGAGTAAAGGAAGAAAAGACATATTCTGGATACGATGTAGAAAAAGGGCGTTACACTGATATGATTGAAGCGGGAATTATTGATCCTACAAAAGTAACCCGCTGTGCTATTCAGCATGCTTCTAGTGTTGCTTCTTTGCTGATTACTACAGAGGCTTTAGTTACGGATATTCCTGAAAAGGAAAAAACACCGCCTATGCCTCCAGGAGGATACGGAGGAGAATACTAA
- the groES gene encoding co-chaperone GroES: protein MAETATKINKVNVQPLGDRVLVKPLESGSKTKSGIVLPDTAKEKPQEAEVVAVGKGHVLENGELRALEVKVGDKILYGKYSGTEITIDEQEYLILREEDILAIIKS from the coding sequence ATGGCGGAAACAGCTACTAAAATTAACAAAGTAAATGTCCAGCCTTTGGGAGACCGTGTCTTAGTAAAGCCTTTAGAATCAGGGAGTAAAACAAAAAGTGGGATAGTGCTTCCAGATACCGCCAAGGAGAAGCCTCAAGAAGCAGAAGTGGTGGCAGTGGGTAAAGGTCATGTATTAGAGAATGGAGAGTTACGCGCTTTAGAAGTAAAAGTGGGAGATAAGATTCTTTATGGTAAATATTCGGGTACAGAAATTACCATCGATGAACAAGAATATCTTATTTTAAGAGAAGAAGATATCTTGGCAATAATTAAATCATAA
- a CDS encoding type III pantothenate kinase — MLLTIDIGNTNISYGVFRQENLIRKGRILTESKDYLKYLKKFPWKEIKDIVICSVVPGGLKRIKKDLQKFFSKKPFILGENILVPIKNLYKKPKEVGQDRLVNAYAGYFFYGGNLVVVDFGTAVTFDVVSKKGEYLGGMIFPGLKTSLEALCTKAALLPKKMNFEIPKGLIGVSTKESILSGIFNGFLAMTRQLTQLLKEKEGIEKVVFTGGDAFKFYPYLSDLGPFRETLTLEGLRLIGDNKR; from the coding sequence ATGTTATTGACAATTGACATTGGCAATACCAATATCTCCTACGGAGTATTCAGGCAGGAAAACCTCATTAGGAAAGGGAGAATTCTTACAGAAAGTAAAGATTATTTAAAATATTTAAAAAAATTTCCTTGGAAAGAAATTAAGGATATTGTTATCTGCAGTGTTGTCCCCGGGGGGTTGAAAAGGATAAAAAAAGACCTGCAGAAATTCTTTTCTAAAAAGCCATTTATTTTAGGAGAAAACATCTTGGTTCCCATAAAAAATCTTTACAAAAAACCAAAAGAGGTTGGTCAAGATAGATTGGTTAATGCCTATGCAGGTTATTTTTTTTATGGAGGGAATTTAGTGGTAGTAGATTTTGGAACCGCGGTTACTTTCGATGTAGTCTCAAAAAAGGGGGAGTATTTAGGAGGGATGATTTTCCCAGGTTTAAAAACTTCTTTAGAAGCTTTATGTACGAAGGCAGCCCTTCTTCCCAAGAAAATGAACTTTGAAATCCCCAAAGGACTTATTGGGGTTTCTACAAAAGAAAGCATCTTAAGTGGTATCTTTAATGGCTTTTTAGCCATGACCCGGCAGTTAACCCAACTTCTTAAGGAAAAGGAAGGAATAGAGAAAGTGGTTTTTACTGGTGGAGATGCTTTTAAATTCTATCCCTATCTCTCTGACTTAGGTCCTTTCAGGGAAACCCTTACCTTAGAAGGTTTGAGACTGATAGGAGATAACAAAAGATAA
- a CDS encoding DUF2304 domain-containing protein: MNKVQIFSILTSFFLFVSILHLIKIRKLGIQYSVIWLITAIVLIVLSFWRSLLEKMAEWIGVHYPPSLIFLLGFLFSLAILLHFSVVVTRLTEMNKELAQKVSLLNLEMDEFKRKL, from the coding sequence ATGAATAAGGTACAAATTTTTTCTATTTTAACGAGTTTTTTTCTCTTTGTCTCCATACTTCATCTAATTAAAATTCGTAAGTTGGGAATACAATATAGTGTTATTTGGCTAATTACAGCAATCGTCTTAATTGTTCTTTCTTTCTGGAGAAGCTTGTTGGAAAAGATGGCAGAATGGATAGGAGTACACTATCCGCCTTCCTTGATCTTTCTCTTGGGTTTTTTATTTTCTTTAGCAATATTACTACATTTTTCAGTAGTAGTTACTCGCTTAACCGAAATGAATAAGGAACTGGCACAGAAGGTTAGTCTTTTGAATTTAGAAATGGATGAATTTAAAAGAAAATTATAA
- a CDS encoding radical SAM protein, whose protein sequence is MLHKFYRIQKIGSCDVLLIEPPAPHKKGVIRILGSIGTYKTSMAWPPLDLMIIDGLLTKEKIKSFIYDANGTKGSWKDVEEMIKLTKPRLAVFTTSTTTILHDLNTAMVVKQISPSTITLAIGTHVVALPEETLEILPELNVAVIDEPEIIILELIKNDFSFRNTSGICFREDGKIYKNPSKGKLQNLDFLGFPSHHKIPFKIYHDPLTERFPMTITYGSRGCINSCIYCCSKFYQPLRLRSVEKIIEELKWLQDLGIKEVRFFDLGLTNDLNWAKKLFEEMIKNKISLTWSSEARVDRINPEIVKLMKSAGCRSIDIGVETGDEEILKTIKKNITLEQVVEAVNIIKKEKIKVMTHFMLGLPGEKKETIKKTVDFVLRLNPDYMALGIATPHPGTSLYDFLEKNNYLKTRDWVKYDPMQEPVFEYPELSGEEIYKALSYAYRKFYLRVKFIGEKIRNIKSLKDFKREILNLSGFSSRFLCITS, encoded by the coding sequence ATGTTGCATAAATTTTATCGTATTCAAAAAATTGGGTCTTGTGATGTTTTATTAATTGAACCTCCAGCCCCACATAAAAAAGGAGTAATCAGAATTTTAGGAAGCATCGGTACCTATAAAACCTCTATGGCTTGGCCACCATTGGATTTAATGATTATTGATGGCTTACTTACTAAAGAAAAAATTAAAAGCTTTATTTATGATGCTAATGGAACTAAAGGCTCCTGGAAAGATGTAGAAGAGATGATTAAGCTCACTAAACCTCGTTTAGCAGTTTTCACTACTTCTACAACCACCATTCTTCACGATTTAAATACTGCAATGGTTGTTAAACAAATTTCTCCTTCAACTATAACCCTAGCTATTGGGACCCATGTAGTTGCTTTACCTGAGGAGACGTTGGAGATTCTCCCTGAATTGAATGTCGCAGTCATTGATGAGCCAGAGATAATTATTTTAGAGCTAATTAAGAATGATTTTTCTTTCAGGAATACTTCGGGGATTTGTTTCCGCGAAGATGGCAAGATATATAAAAATCCCTCTAAAGGGAAATTACAAAATTTAGATTTTTTAGGCTTTCCTTCCCATCATAAAATTCCTTTTAAAATATATCACGACCCATTGACCGAACGTTTTCCGATGACTATTACCTATGGAAGCAGAGGATGTATTAACTCCTGCATCTATTGCTGTTCAAAATTTTATCAACCTTTGAGATTAAGAAGCGTTGAGAAAATTATTGAAGAACTAAAGTGGCTCCAAGATTTAGGAATAAAAGAAGTGCGCTTTTTTGATTTAGGGTTAACCAATGACCTAAATTGGGCAAAAAAATTATTTGAAGAAATGATAAAAAATAAAATTAGCCTTACTTGGTCTTCTGAGGCGCGTGTTGATAGAATAAATCCTGAAATAGTAAAATTAATGAAATCCGCAGGCTGTCGTTCAATTGATATTGGCGTAGAAACCGGAGACGAAGAGATTTTAAAAACTATCAAAAAAAATATAACCTTAGAGCAAGTAGTTGAGGCAGTAAACATAATTAAAAAAGAAAAAATCAAAGTAATGACCCATTTTATGTTAGGTTTGCCTGGAGAAAAAAAAGAAACTATAAAGAAAACCGTTGATTTTGTTTTGAGATTAAATCCCGATTACATGGCACTGGGAATTGCTACTCCTCATCCTGGAACTTCTCTTTATGATTTTTTAGAAAAAAATAATTATTTAAAAACTAGAGATTGGGTAAAATATGACCCCATGCAAGAGCCGGTATTTGAATATCCCGAGCTTTCTGGAGAAGAGATTTATAAAGCACTTTCTTATGCCTATCGGAAATTCTATCTTAGAGTAAAGTTTATTGGCGAAAAAATTAGAAATATTAAGAGTTTAAAAGATTTTAAAAGAGAAATATTAAACCTTTCAGGATTTAGTTCAAGATTTTTGTGCATTACTTCTTAA
- a CDS encoding radical SAM protein: MLRKICFLNPPVLDSQKVFNRPIRFPTFSYATYTIHPPLFLAYACAYLREKKSDVDLIDAIAGRIELEEVIRIIKEENFDTVVIETSTPSLLNDLEVAKRIKEIGGKKIIFVGTHVSALPEEALKYPWIDAVVRGEYEISLYEYLKTDDPETKGIGLRTLQGKIKINPPREPLEDLDILPYPARDILNKYKYFDPILKNPFTFILAGRGCHYQCIFCNWPQVLTGRRYRKRNPQEVVGELSYIKNNFNFKSILFNDDTLTVDRNHVRAICEGIMEKGIKLDWACYARADFYDEETLRLMRKAGCFLLKVGVESGDEEILKKAKKPYSFEKVKKAFSLMRSLGFHIHATFVFGLPGENRETIKKTIRLAKELKPTTVQFSMAIPYPGTEFFDFLKRNTFLYTENWQDYMPLKRIFDYPNLSSQELKKAVKYAYRSYYLRPQLLGFAFRRFLNRPKDFVYNLRQFFKMICS; this comes from the coding sequence ATGCTGAGAAAAATTTGTTTTCTAAACCCTCCAGTTTTAGATTCTCAAAAGGTATTTAATCGGCCAATAAGATTTCCTACCTTTAGTTATGCCACTTACACCATACATCCTCCCTTATTTCTTGCTTATGCTTGTGCTTATTTAAGAGAAAAAAAATCTGATGTAGATTTAATAGATGCAATTGCAGGAAGAATTGAGTTAGAAGAAGTTATTAGAATAATTAAAGAAGAGAATTTTGATACAGTTGTCATAGAGACTTCTACCCCTTCTTTGCTCAATGATTTAGAAGTAGCTAAAAGAATTAAAGAAATAGGAGGTAAAAAGATAATCTTTGTTGGGACTCATGTTTCTGCCTTACCTGAAGAAGCTTTAAAATATCCCTGGATCGATGCAGTAGTTAGGGGTGAATACGAAATTTCTTTATATGAGTATCTAAAAACTGATGATCCAGAGACGAAGGGAATAGGATTGAGAACTCTCCAAGGAAAAATCAAAATAAATCCTCCAAGAGAACCTTTGGAGGATTTAGACATTCTTCCTTATCCTGCAAGGGATATTTTGAATAAGTATAAATATTTTGATCCAATCTTGAAAAATCCCTTTACTTTTATTTTAGCAGGCAGAGGTTGTCATTATCAGTGTATTTTTTGTAACTGGCCTCAGGTGCTTACAGGAAGGCGATATAGAAAGAGAAATCCTCAAGAAGTAGTAGGGGAATTGAGCTATATTAAAAATAATTTCAATTTCAAAAGCATCTTGTTTAACGATGATACATTGACTGTGGATAGAAATCATGTGAGAGCAATTTGTGAAGGGATTATGGAAAAGGGGATAAAATTGGACTGGGCCTGTTATGCAAGAGCAGATTTTTATGATGAAGAAACATTAAGACTAATGCGTAAAGCAGGTTGTTTTCTTTTAAAAGTAGGGGTAGAGAGTGGCGATGAAGAAATACTTAAGAAAGCAAAAAAGCCTTATTCATTCGAAAAAGTAAAAAAAGCCTTTTCCTTAATGCGTTCTTTAGGTTTTCATATCCATGCGACATTTGTCTTTGGCTTACCAGGAGAAAATAGAGAAACCATTAAAAAAACTATCCGTTTAGCAAAAGAATTAAAACCAACAACTGTTCAATTCAGTATGGCAATTCCTTACCCGGGAACAGAATTTTTCGATTTTCTTAAAAGAAACACATTTTTATACACTGAGAATTGGCAGGATTATATGCCCTTAAAAAGAATTTTTGACTATCCAAATTTAAGTAGCCAAGAATTAAAAAAAGCAGTAAAATACGCATACAGGAGTTATTATCTCCGTCCACAATTATTAGGTTTTGCTTTTAGACGTTTCCTGAATCGGCCAAAGGATTTCGTATATAACTTGAGGCAATTCTTTAAGATGATATGTAGTTAA
- a CDS encoding glycosyltransferase family 2 protein yields the protein MKEKILVIVPAYNEEESIIEVMEEIRNYFPEGEILLVDDGSIDKTTYLVKDKVDFLISLPFHLGLGVALQAGYIFAKQHGYDYVVHFDADGQHVAEEIPKLLQPLKTGECDLALGSRYLENSGYKLSFLRKFASKIISRILYFYLRKTIKDPTSGFRAMNKGVINLFTQKYPYDYPEIEEFLILTKYNLKIKEIPVRMRPRTKGKSSFTFGRSLFYIFKIFVVLTIDLFWLMRLNKK from the coding sequence ATGAAAGAGAAAATCTTGGTAATTGTCCCTGCTTACAACGAGGAAGAAAGTATTATAGAAGTTATGGAAGAGATAAGGAATTATTTTCCAGAAGGAGAAATTTTATTAGTTGACGATGGTTCAATTGATAAAACTACATATTTAGTTAAAGATAAGGTTGATTTTCTCATTTCTTTACCTTTTCATTTAGGCCTCGGTGTGGCTTTGCAGGCAGGCTATATCTTTGCTAAACAACACGGTTATGACTATGTAGTTCATTTTGATGCCGATGGCCAACATGTAGCCGAGGAAATTCCCAAACTCCTTCAGCCATTGAAAACAGGAGAGTGTGACTTAGCTTTAGGTTCCAGATATTTAGAAAATAGCGGATATAAATTATCTTTTTTAAGAAAATTTGCTTCTAAAATCATTTCCCGTATCCTTTATTTCTATTTGAGAAAAACTATTAAAGACCCAACCTCAGGATTCCGGGCAATGAATAAAGGAGTCATTAATCTCTTTACCCAAAAATATCCCTACGATTATCCAGAAATAGAAGAGTTTTTAATTTTAACTAAATATAATCTAAAGATAAAAGAAATTCCTGTAAGGATGCGGCCACGAACTAAAGGGAAGTCAAGTTTCACCTTTGGAAGGTCATTATTTTATATATTTAAAATTTTTGTAGTTCTAACTATTGATTTATTTTGGTTGATGAGATTAAATAAAAAATAG